A region from the Methanofollis liminatans DSM 4140 genome encodes:
- a CDS encoding histone deacetylase family protein yields the protein MSAPPGSGQSETSARLREVLAGLPRDIPVHPPVSATVEEIEAVHDPAYVRWIQKMATGSCFLDDNTYVSDSSFEVALAAAGSTHAAIERALDGENCFALVRPPGHHAEPDRQMGFCIFNNAAVAVTKALRGLDRVAIVDWDLHHGNGTQKIFYPSDRVLYCSIHQENSFPGTGWPEEIGTGKGRGYTINAPLAPGATLADYARIFSAVFVPAIRAHRPDLVLVSAGQDALADDEHGRMLLSPPDYGVLTRMLLDLDLPLALVLEGGYGPSHGQAIAAIFTTLRGREKKDGDPGRPRPGTVRLAEKLQKLINY from the coding sequence ATGTCAGCCCCTCCGGGGAGCGGGCAGTCCGAGACGAGCGCCCGCCTCAGGGAGGTGCTCGCCGGCCTCCCCAGGGATATCCCGGTCCATCCCCCGGTTTCTGCGACGGTCGAGGAGATCGAGGCCGTCCACGACCCCGCCTATGTGCGCTGGATCCAGAAGATGGCCACAGGCAGCTGTTTTCTCGACGATAACACCTATGTATCGGACTCGTCGTTCGAGGTCGCCCTTGCGGCCGCAGGCTCCACCCATGCGGCGATCGAGCGGGCCCTCGACGGAGAGAACTGTTTTGCGCTTGTCCGCCCGCCGGGCCACCACGCCGAGCCCGACCGGCAGATGGGCTTTTGCATATTCAACAACGCCGCCGTCGCCGTCACAAAGGCGCTCCGCGGCCTTGACCGGGTCGCCATCGTGGACTGGGACCTCCACCACGGCAACGGCACGCAGAAGATCTTTTACCCGTCCGACCGGGTGCTCTACTGCTCGATCCACCAGGAGAACAGTTTTCCCGGCACCGGATGGCCCGAAGAGATCGGCACCGGAAAAGGGAGGGGATATACGATCAACGCCCCCCTGGCACCAGGAGCGACCCTCGCCGATTACGCGCGGATCTTCTCGGCGGTCTTTGTGCCGGCGATCAGGGCGCACCGGCCAGACCTGGTCCTGGTCTCGGCAGGGCAGGACGCCCTCGCTGACGACGAACACGGGCGGATGCTGCTCTCACCGCCAGACTACGGGGTGCTGACCAGGATGCTCCTGGACCTCGACCTGCCCCTCGCCCTGGTGCTGGAGGGCGGCTACGGCCCCTCGCACGGGCAGGCGATCGCCGCAATCTTTACAACGCTCAGGGGTCGGGAGAAAAAGGACGGCGATCCCGGGCGGCCGCGCCCCGGAACCGTCAGACTCGCAGAGAAACTGCAGAAACTGATAAATTACTAA
- a CDS encoding YcaO-related McrA-glycine thioamidation protein has translation MSLTFSHVRKQYYDGTHRSRSPEETLQAIEPLMDEIGVVSVEDVTHLDRLGIPCFSVFRPTAAIGAAKHHAGKGKGPVQAKVSAMMEAIERYSGEYRCDFMEYASFEALGIRRALDPADLILPRPLEENEKLHWTPAFDLLNDEEILVPSNAVFHPYDCLGQTVPLFISDTNGLASGNVIEEAVLHALLEVIERDALSRAERRHSMGTRLSVGETGSVREILDLYAGHGIEIHLWLLEGRTGIPTVAAAADDTLTKDPSLLVMGAGTHLDPEIAALRALTEVAQSRASQLQGGRVNPDRQHLLERIGYDRMKRINKEWFCDAPSTPIEGLANLATDYFDEDIGVALDEVGKETERVLVCDLSRTPVPVVRVIVPGFEVSHMNKDRMVKRR, from the coding sequence ATGTCCCTCACCTTCAGCCACGTCAGAAAACAGTATTACGACGGGACCCACCGTTCGAGATCCCCCGAAGAGACCCTGCAGGCCATAGAACCCCTGATGGACGAGATCGGTGTCGTCTCGGTCGAGGATGTCACCCACCTCGACCGCCTCGGCATCCCGTGCTTCTCGGTCTTCAGGCCGACTGCCGCTATCGGGGCGGCGAAACATCATGCCGGCAAAGGAAAAGGGCCGGTGCAGGCGAAAGTCTCGGCGATGATGGAGGCGATCGAGCGCTACTCCGGCGAATACCGCTGTGATTTCATGGAGTACGCGAGTTTCGAGGCGCTCGGGATCAGACGGGCCCTCGACCCGGCCGACCTGATCCTGCCCCGCCCCCTGGAGGAGAACGAGAAACTCCACTGGACGCCTGCTTTCGACCTCCTGAACGATGAGGAGATCCTGGTCCCGTCCAACGCCGTCTTCCACCCCTATGACTGCCTGGGCCAGACGGTGCCCCTCTTCATCTCCGACACGAACGGCCTCGCCTCGGGCAACGTGATCGAGGAGGCGGTGCTTCATGCCCTCCTTGAGGTGATCGAGCGCGACGCCCTCTCCCGGGCTGAACGGCGGCACTCGATGGGGACGAGACTCTCGGTCGGGGAGACCGGGTCGGTGCGGGAGATCCTGGACCTCTATGCCGGACACGGGATCGAGATCCATCTCTGGCTCCTCGAGGGCCGGACCGGGATCCCGACGGTGGCGGCGGCGGCGGACGACACGCTCACAAAAGACCCCTCTCTCCTGGTCATGGGAGCGGGGACGCATCTCGACCCGGAGATCGCCGCACTGCGGGCGCTCACCGAGGTGGCGCAGAGCCGCGCCAGCCAGCTCCAGGGCGGGCGGGTCAACCCTGACCGCCAGCACCTCCTCGAACGGATCGGCTACGACAGGATGAAGCGGATCAACAAGGAATGGTTCTGCGACGCTCCCTCCACCCCGATCGAGGGGCTGGCGAACCTGGCCACCGACTATTTCGACGAAGACATCGGGGTCGCCCTCGACGAGGTCGGGAAGGAAACCGAGCGCGTGCTCGTCTGCGACCTTTCCCGCACCCCTGTCCCGGTGGTCAGGGTGATCGTGCCCGGCTTTGAGGTCTCGCACATGAACAAGGACCGGATGGTCAAAAGACGTTAG
- a CDS encoding DUF2098 domain-containing protein, with amino-acid sequence MDAAEIVVGMTVRYPRTGTAGKVERIEVIEGETFAELDSTGLLYRADLIEPAASLEARRTGKKENLDDRLKREKAFEKDLDDAWSKIDGACEGGG; translated from the coding sequence ATGGACGCCGCGGAGATTGTCGTGGGGATGACGGTGCGCTACCCGCGGACCGGAACGGCCGGAAAGGTGGAGAGGATCGAGGTGATCGAAGGGGAGACGTTTGCCGAACTCGACTCCACCGGCCTCCTGTACCGGGCCGATCTGATCGAGCCCGCCGCCAGTCTGGAGGCGAGGCGTACCGGAAAGAAAGAGAATCTGGACGACCGCCTCAAGAGAGAAAAGGCGTTCGAGAAGGATCTCGATGACGCCTGGAGCAAGATCGACGGAGCCTGTGAGGGAGGGGGTTAA
- the nikR gene encoding nickel-responsive transcriptional regulator NikR translates to MNPESELSRIGISLPKNLLDTFDAIIGARGYSSRSEGIRDAIRSYITYYKWMSDVKGERQGVITMVYDHDQRGLLQTITDIQHEYIHTIQASMHAHLSHDQCMEVILLRGDGAALKTIAERLMSQKGVASVKLTTIPIEKED, encoded by the coding sequence ATGAACCCGGAGAGCGAACTCTCACGCATTGGGATATCCCTGCCCAAAAACCTCCTTGATACGTTCGACGCCATTATCGGGGCGAGAGGCTACTCGTCCCGTTCGGAGGGGATACGGGACGCGATCAGGAGCTACATCACCTACTACAAGTGGATGTCGGATGTCAAGGGCGAGCGGCAGGGCGTGATCACGATGGTCTACGACCATGACCAGCGCGGTCTCCTGCAGACGATCACCGATATCCAGCACGAATATATTCACACCATTCAGGCCTCGATGCATGCCCATCTCAGCCACGACCAGTGCATGGAAGTGATCCTGCTCCGCGGGGACGGCGCCGCCCTCAAGACGATCGCCGAACGTCTCATGTCTCAGAAAGGGGTTGCGTCGGTAAAGTTGACCACGATCCCGATCGAGAAGGAGGATTAA
- a CDS encoding translation initiation factor IF-2 subunit gamma yields the protein MVPNVNIGLVGHVDHGKTTLVSGLTGVWTDRHSEEMKRGISIRLGYADATFYRCEKHEGEEGYSISPDCPVCGEKCAPFRTVSFVDAPGHETLMATMLSGSALMDGAMLVIAANEPCPQPQTKEHLMALELVGIKNIVIVQNKIDVVSPQDALKHYKQIKAFVKGTIAEDAPIIPVSAQKKINIGALIQALDTYIPAPERDPEATAQMLIARSFDINKPGSNWRDLKGGVIGGSLTQGAIKDGDDIEIRPGIQMQVENRTVWKPIITKVVSIHTGERKVTEATPGGLMAIGTKLDPAITKSDMLVGQVAGHVGELPEILDHLTFTVKLMDRVVGSGSELDITPLKHKEPLMLSVGTAVTVGVVTNTKKDQAEVVLKRPVCADVGARIAISRQVEGRWRLIGMGILAE from the coding sequence ATGGTACCCAATGTCAATATCGGGCTGGTTGGGCATGTGGACCACGGCAAGACGACGCTTGTGTCGGGTCTGACCGGGGTCTGGACCGACCGCCACAGCGAGGAGATGAAGCGCGGCATCTCCATCAGGCTCGGCTATGCCGACGCCACATTTTACCGGTGTGAGAAGCACGAGGGAGAGGAGGGGTATTCGATCTCTCCGGACTGCCCGGTCTGCGGAGAGAAATGCGCTCCCTTCAGAACGGTCTCGTTCGTGGACGCGCCCGGGCACGAAACCCTGATGGCGACGATGCTTTCGGGCTCGGCCCTGATGGACGGGGCGATGCTCGTCATCGCCGCCAACGAGCCCTGCCCCCAGCCCCAGACCAAAGAGCACCTGATGGCCCTTGAACTGGTGGGGATCAAGAATATTGTCATCGTTCAGAACAAGATCGATGTCGTTTCCCCGCAGGACGCACTCAAACACTATAAACAGATAAAGGCGTTCGTCAAGGGAACGATCGCAGAAGATGCACCCATTATCCCGGTCTCGGCCCAGAAAAAGATCAATATCGGGGCGCTCATCCAGGCCCTGGACACCTATATCCCCGCACCCGAGCGAGACCCCGAGGCAACGGCCCAGATGCTCATCGCCAGGTCCTTCGACATCAACAAGCCGGGATCGAACTGGCGCGACCTGAAAGGCGGCGTTATCGGCGGTTCGCTGACGCAGGGAGCGATCAAGGACGGCGACGATATCGAGATTCGGCCCGGCATCCAGATGCAGGTGGAGAACCGGACAGTCTGGAAACCGATCATCACCAAGGTCGTCTCGATCCATACCGGCGAGCGGAAGGTGACCGAAGCGACCCCCGGCGGCCTGATGGCAATCGGGACGAAACTCGATCCGGCGATCACCAAGAGCGATATGCTGGTCGGGCAGGTGGCCGGCCATGTCGGCGAACTCCCGGAGATCCTGGACCACCTCACCTTCACGGTGAAGCTGATGGACCGGGTCGTGGGTTCGGGCAGCGAGCTGGATATCACGCCCCTGAAGCACAAAGAGCCGCTGATGCTCTCGGTGGGCACGGCGGTGACGGTCGGCGTGGTGACGAACACAAAGAAGGACCAGGCAGAAGTCGTCCTGAAGAGGCCGGTATGTGCGGATGTCGGGGCGAGGATCGCGATCAGCCGCCAGGTGGAAGGACGCTGGCGCCTGATCGGCATGGGGATCCTTGCCGAGTGA
- a CDS encoding type II toxin-antitoxin system VapC family toxin: MKVLLDTNALMMPVQFRIDLFDELRSLLGRYEPLVLQDVVHELEGLARGSGNDAAAARAGLMFAGRCTAVEGRSTAPSVDDRVAAYAAAEGCMVVTNDRRLRVALLAAGVPVITLRNQKKLEILRG; the protein is encoded by the coding sequence GTGAAGGTGCTCCTCGACACCAACGCCCTGATGATGCCCGTGCAGTTTCGGATCGACCTCTTCGATGAGCTTCGATCCCTGCTCGGGAGGTACGAGCCGCTCGTGCTGCAGGACGTCGTGCACGAACTCGAAGGGCTGGCACGCGGCTCCGGGAACGACGCCGCGGCGGCCCGGGCCGGCCTGATGTTTGCCGGGCGCTGTACTGCCGTCGAAGGCCGGAGCACGGCGCCCTCGGTCGATGACCGGGTTGCCGCCTATGCGGCGGCCGAAGGGTGCATGGTGGTGACGAACGACCGCCGCCTGAGGGTTGCCCTCCTTGCGGCGGGCGTGCCCGTGATCACGCTGAGAAATCAGAAAAAATTGGAAATTTTAAGGGGATAG
- a CDS encoding DNA-directed RNA polymerase: protein MYYRVTLDDKVRVPPHRLGEDLRNVILDELQKQLEGSIDKEIGIFIAVTKINNVGEGEIVHGDGAVYYDVTFEALVLRLVLQEVIEGEVVETTSFGAFVSLGPIDAMLHVSQISDDYIAYDEKNNTLNCQETKRSIQVGEAIRCRVVTLSLNEREPRESKIGLTMRQAGLGTDKWLIEEREKEKSQHGASA from the coding sequence ATGTATTACCGTGTGACGCTCGATGACAAGGTGAGGGTGCCCCCGCACCGCCTTGGCGAAGACCTGAGAAATGTGATCCTGGACGAACTCCAGAAGCAGCTCGAAGGGAGCATAGACAAGGAGATCGGCATCTTCATCGCCGTAACGAAGATCAACAACGTCGGCGAAGGCGAGATCGTCCACGGAGACGGGGCGGTCTATTACGACGTCACTTTCGAGGCGCTGGTGCTCCGTCTGGTGCTGCAGGAGGTCATCGAAGGCGAAGTGGTCGAGACGACCAGTTTCGGGGCGTTCGTCTCGCTCGGGCCGATCGATGCGATGCTCCACGTGAGCCAGATCTCCGACGACTACATCGCCTACGACGAGAAGAACAACACCCTCAACTGCCAGGAGACGAAACGGTCGATCCAGGTGGGCGAGGCGATCCGCTGCCGCGTGGTCACCCTGAGCCTCAACGAGCGCGAGCCGCGCGAGAGCAAGATCGGGCTCACGATGCGCCAGGCAGGGCTCGGCACCGATAAGTGGCTGATCGAAGAGCGCGAGAAGGAGAAGAGCCAGCATGGCGCCAGCGCGTAA
- the spt4 gene encoding transcription elongation factor subunit Spt4: MAPARKKKQMKACQSCHKVVEGEACMTCGSTNLSEDWAGYLIVVDPRHSGIAKQMNIDMPGRYALKVR; the protein is encoded by the coding sequence ATGGCGCCAGCGCGTAAGAAAAAACAGATGAAGGCCTGCCAGAGTTGCCACAAGGTGGTCGAGGGTGAGGCCTGCATGACCTGCGGGTCGACGAACCTGAGCGAGGACTGGGCCGGCTACCTGATCGTCGTCGACCCGAGACACTCGGGGATTGCAAAACAGATGAACATCGACATGCCCGGACGCTACGCCCTGAAGGTCCGCTGA
- a CDS encoding GTP-dependent dephospho-CoA kinase family protein, producing the protein MFYLPEEHREQFKEPFGTLFPELEEALPSLEGKTLYAVGDVVTHNLLAAGRPPEIAVIDGYTMRAPCNRTPLFLYRRIRVKNQAGTLTEDLIGALEDAVENPPALITVDGEEDLAVIPLALAAPEGTVILYGQPGEGVVVCTVTPALKEAAKYLLSLFVRV; encoded by the coding sequence ATGTTTTATCTGCCCGAAGAACATCGGGAACAGTTTAAAGAGCCATTCGGGACGCTGTTCCCGGAGCTCGAGGAGGCGCTGCCATCCCTGGAGGGCAAAACCCTGTACGCCGTCGGGGACGTGGTGACCCACAACCTCCTGGCCGCAGGCAGACCGCCGGAGATCGCCGTGATAGACGGGTATACGATGCGGGCTCCCTGCAACCGGACGCCTCTTTTTCTCTATCGCCGGATCAGGGTGAAGAACCAGGCCGGAACCCTGACCGAGGATCTCATCGGGGCGCTGGAGGATGCGGTGGAAAATCCCCCGGCCCTGATCACCGTGGACGGCGAGGAAGACCTCGCGGTGATCCCGCTCGCCCTCGCCGCCCCTGAAGGGACGGTGATCCTGTACGGCCAGCCTGGAGAGGGCGTCGTTGTCTGCACGGTGACACCGGCATTGAAAGAAGCGGCAAAATACCTTCTTTCCCTCTTTGTCCGCGTATAG
- a CDS encoding 30S ribosomal protein S24e, translating into MEFQITRDYRNELLNRREVHFTLAYDGATPSRAQILGKISALLNASESLVVLDSMKKQFGTMELRGVARIYDDEESLKMTERDYLIKRSAPKAAEAE; encoded by the coding sequence ATGGAATTTCAGATCACCCGTGACTACCGGAATGAACTTTTAAACCGCAGGGAAGTGCATTTTACCCTCGCCTACGACGGGGCCACCCCTTCGAGGGCCCAGATTCTCGGAAAGATCAGCGCGCTCCTGAACGCCAGCGAGAGCCTCGTTGTTCTTGACTCGATGAAGAAGCAGTTCGGCACGATGGAGCTCAGAGGCGTCGCACGGATCTACGACGACGAGGAGAGCCTGAAGATGACCGAGCGCGACTACCTGATCAAGCGCAGCGCACCGAAGGCTGCGGAGGCAGAGTAA
- a CDS encoding 30S ribosomal protein S27ae, whose translation MAAAKKAAAPASVKRSAYFAVDGKKAVPQRKYCPRCGPGVFMAQHKDRLSCGKCGYTEFTE comes from the coding sequence ATGGCGGCAGCAAAGAAGGCAGCAGCCCCGGCCTCGGTCAAGCGGAGCGCGTACTTCGCGGTCGACGGCAAGAAGGCCGTACCGCAGCGGAAGTACTGCCCCCGTTGCGGACCGGGCGTTTTCATGGCCCAGCACAAGGACCGCCTTTCCTGCGGAAAGTGTGGATATACTGAATTTACCGAATAA
- a CDS encoding bifunctional N(6)-L-threonylcarbamoyladenine synthase/serine/threonine protein kinase — protein MQKGTKVLGIEGTAWNLSAAIFGDELVSLHSNPYQPRSGGIHPREAAQHHASVMKEVIAAVLTDPGEIAAVAFSQGPGLGPCLRTVATAARTLALALDVPLVGVNHCVAHIEIGRFATGCDDPITLYVSGANTQVLGYLNGRYRIFGETLDIGLGNGLDKFARSKDFPHPGGPRIEELSRGGGYIDLPYTVKGMDLAFSGLISAAQESRAPIEDVCHSLQETAFAMCVEVTERALAQAGKDEVLLVGGVAANARLREMLQVMCEERGARLFVPERQFCGDNGAMIAYTGKIMLEHGATLQIEDSRANSHYRADEVAVVWRTEPQKVPAAGARQGAEAVVVIGEDEVTKRRVSKSYRAAALDARLIAERTRAEARLIAAARKGGVATPIIYDVSGDTITMERVDGALLRDAPTAEHLAIAGEAVGRLHAAGIVHGDLTTSNMIVRDGRCVLIDFGLAFTSAETEDRGVDLHVLFQTLESTTEDPESLKAAFLGGYASAFSEAPAIMEREREIERRGRYL, from the coding sequence ATGCAAAAGGGCACAAAGGTACTGGGGATCGAAGGCACGGCCTGGAACCTCAGTGCCGCTATTTTTGGCGACGAACTCGTTTCCCTCCATTCAAACCCGTACCAGCCCAGAAGCGGGGGGATCCATCCGCGTGAGGCGGCCCAGCACCATGCCTCCGTCATGAAGGAGGTGATCGCCGCCGTGCTCACCGATCCGGGCGAGATCGCCGCGGTGGCGTTCTCGCAGGGCCCGGGGCTCGGCCCCTGTCTGCGGACGGTGGCGACGGCCGCACGCACCCTTGCCCTGGCGCTGGACGTCCCGCTGGTCGGGGTCAACCACTGTGTCGCCCACATCGAGATCGGGCGGTTTGCGACCGGGTGCGACGACCCGATCACCCTCTATGTCTCGGGGGCGAACACGCAGGTGCTCGGATACCTGAACGGAAGGTACCGGATCTTCGGCGAGACCCTGGACATCGGCCTCGGGAACGGCCTGGACAAGTTTGCCCGAAGCAAGGATTTCCCGCACCCGGGCGGACCCAGGATCGAGGAGCTCTCCCGAGGCGGCGGGTATATCGACCTCCCCTATACGGTGAAAGGGATGGACCTCGCCTTTTCCGGGCTGATCAGCGCCGCCCAGGAGAGCCGGGCCCCGATCGAGGACGTCTGCCACTCCCTGCAGGAGACGGCGTTTGCGATGTGCGTGGAAGTGACCGAGCGGGCGCTCGCGCAGGCCGGCAAAGACGAGGTGCTCCTGGTCGGCGGTGTGGCCGCCAACGCCCGCCTGCGCGAGATGCTGCAGGTGATGTGCGAAGAGCGCGGGGCCAGGCTCTTCGTCCCGGAGCGGCAGTTCTGCGGGGACAACGGGGCGATGATCGCCTACACCGGAAAGATCATGCTCGAGCACGGGGCGACCCTGCAGATCGAGGACTCCCGCGCCAACTCCCATTACCGCGCCGACGAGGTGGCGGTGGTCTGGCGGACCGAGCCGCAGAAGGTCCCGGCGGCGGGCGCCCGCCAGGGCGCCGAGGCGGTCGTGGTCATCGGTGAGGACGAGGTGACGAAGCGCCGGGTCTCGAAGTCCTACCGGGCGGCGGCGCTGGACGCACGGCTGATCGCCGAGCGGACGCGGGCCGAGGCGCGCCTTATCGCCGCCGCCAGAAAGGGCGGGGTGGCGACGCCGATCATCTACGATGTCTCAGGGGACACGATCACGATGGAGCGGGTGGACGGCGCCCTCCTGCGCGATGCTCCGACGGCGGAGCACCTCGCCATCGCCGGCGAGGCGGTCGGGCGGTTGCACGCGGCGGGGATCGTCCACGGCGACCTGACGACCTCGAACATGATCGTGCGTGACGGACGGTGCGTACTCATCGATTTCGGGCTTGCGTTCACCTCGGCCGAGACCGAGGACCGGGGAGTGGACCTGCACGTCCTCTTCCAGACGCTGGAGAGCACGACGGAGGACCCCGAGTCCCTGAAGGCGGCGTTCCTGGGGGGCTACGCCTCCGCCTTCTCCGAAGCGCCGGCGATTATGGAGCGAGAGCGGGAGATCGAGCGGCGGGGGCGGTACCTCTGA
- the rdgB gene encoding RdgB/HAM1 family non-canonical purine NTP pyrophosphatase, translating into MKIAVVTSNPHKAAEVAKFFEGVAVVEHVRLEIPEYRDNDVRNIAREKARYAYSRIGQPLIVDDTAFCVDALNGFPGPYAAYVQETIGNAGILKLMDGVADRQAHFETAIAYADGEEIRIFSGVIDGMVTEAPRGGEGFGYDPIFAVEGRTLAEIPLAEKSLISHRARALAAFRAWLEDQ; encoded by the coding sequence CTGAAGATCGCCGTCGTCACCTCGAACCCGCACAAGGCGGCCGAGGTGGCGAAGTTCTTCGAGGGCGTGGCCGTTGTGGAGCACGTGCGGCTGGAGATCCCGGAGTACCGGGACAACGACGTGCGGAATATCGCGCGGGAGAAGGCGCGCTATGCCTATTCCCGTATCGGGCAGCCCCTGATCGTGGACGACACGGCCTTCTGTGTCGACGCCCTGAACGGGTTTCCCGGCCCGTATGCCGCCTATGTCCAGGAGACGATCGGGAACGCCGGGATCCTGAAACTCATGGACGGCGTCGCCGACCGGCAGGCGCATTTCGAGACGGCGATCGCCTATGCCGACGGGGAGGAGATCAGGATCTTCTCCGGCGTGATCGATGGGATGGTGACCGAAGCGCCGCGGGGTGGCGAGGGCTTCGGCTACGACCCGATCTTTGCGGTCGAAGGGCGGACCCTGGCCGAGATCCCGCTTGCCGAGAAGAGCCTGATCTCCCACCGGGCCCGCGCCCTCGCGGCCTTCAGGGCATGGCTGGAAGATCAATAG
- a CDS encoding 50S ribosomal protein L40e — protein MARFPEAEARLLNVKICMRCNARNALRATQCRKCGYQHLRPKNKERKA, from the coding sequence ATGGCACGGTTCCCCGAAGCTGAAGCACGACTGCTCAACGTTAAAATCTGTATGCGCTGCAATGCACGGAATGCACTGAGGGCGACGCAATGCCGCAAGTGCGGCTACCAGCACCTCCGCCCGAAGAACAAGGAACGCAAGGCCTGA
- a CDS encoding putative phosphothreonine lyase domain-containing protein, with amino-acid sequence MDDVDSEALADAAYGIFEILLNKELLARGVPLFARVEGGIDFEEDFRAIFAAFEQDYPPLAAALLARFGSQDAIYDMLKRGEGVTPSRTTQMYWIVEDNPSAGEVDVTGEQVGKWLIFSDAADVDALWQKVRDATVAGDLGISSKVSTARPNPDSRDDRKVIYVYTKDWSDEADVMRVRERLRALGVTGRIGYKRNIETFAGEYAVRGKKVTYYSV; translated from the coding sequence ATGGACGATGTCGATTCCGAGGCACTGGCTGACGCAGCATATGGGATCTTTGAGATCCTGCTGAACAAAGAGCTCCTTGCACGCGGCGTACCCCTCTTCGCCCGTGTCGAGGGCGGGATCGACTTCGAAGAGGACTTCCGCGCCATCTTCGCAGCCTTCGAGCAGGACTATCCGCCCCTCGCCGCCGCCCTCCTTGCCCGCTTCGGGAGCCAGGACGCCATATACGACATGCTCAAAAGAGGCGAGGGCGTCACCCCCTCCAGGACCACGCAGATGTACTGGATCGTCGAGGACAACCCCTCCGCGGGCGAGGTCGACGTCACCGGCGAACAGGTCGGAAAATGGCTGATCTTCTCGGACGCCGCCGACGTCGACGCCCTCTGGCAGAAGGTGCGGGACGCCACCGTCGCCGGAGACCTCGGCATCTCGTCAAAGGTGAGCACCGCCCGTCCCAACCCCGACTCCCGCGACGACCGGAAGGTGATCTACGTCTACACGAAAGACTGGAGCGACGAGGCCGATGTCATGCGGGTGCGCGAGCGCCTCCGGGCCCTCGGGGTCACCGGGCGAATCGGCTACAAGCGCAACATCGAGACCTTTGCCGGGGAATACGCCGTCAGGGGAAAAAAGGTCACCTATTACAGTGTGTGA
- a CDS encoding sulfide-dependent adenosine diphosphate thiazole synthase, translating into MELDEVTISRAILATQMETMVEYLDLDVAVVGGGPSGITCAALLAEKGVKVGLFEKKLSIGGGMWGGGMMFPRIVVQAEAKRILDRFGIASKEFEPGYHVAKSVEAVSKLTAAACTAGAEFFNLIAVEDVVIKGDGRLAGLVVNWSPVEMAGLHIDPLTIRCKAVVDASGHDATIAHMVAKKGGDLPIRGEGFMWADRAEGNILEHTREVFPGLFVCGMAANAVAGECRMGPIFGGMLLSGERAADLAAAAVLHP; encoded by the coding sequence ATGGAACTCGACGAAGTGACAATCAGCAGGGCGATCCTCGCCACACAGATGGAAACGATGGTCGAATACCTCGACCTCGACGTCGCCGTCGTCGGCGGGGGCCCCTCCGGGATCACCTGTGCGGCCCTCCTTGCGGAGAAAGGGGTCAAAGTCGGACTCTTCGAGAAGAAGCTCTCCATCGGGGGCGGGATGTGGGGCGGCGGCATGATGTTCCCGCGCATCGTCGTCCAGGCGGAGGCGAAGCGGATCCTGGACCGCTTCGGGATCGCATCGAAGGAGTTCGAGCCCGGCTACCACGTGGCGAAATCGGTCGAGGCGGTCTCAAAACTCACCGCCGCCGCCTGCACCGCCGGGGCCGAGTTCTTCAACCTCATTGCCGTCGAGGACGTCGTGATCAAGGGCGACGGCCGCCTCGCCGGCCTGGTCGTCAACTGGAGCCCGGTCGAGATGGCCGGCCTCCACATCGACCCCCTCACCATCAGGTGCAAAGCCGTCGTCGACGCCAGCGGCCACGACGCCACCATCGCCCACATGGTCGCGAAGAAGGGCGGCGACCTGCCCATCCGCGGCGAGGGGTTCATGTGGGCCGACCGCGCCGAGGGCAACATCCTTGAGCACACGAGAGAGGTCTTCCCCGGCCTCTTCGTCTGTGGCATGGCCGCCAACGCCGTCGCCGGCGAGTGCCGCATGGGCCCGATCTTCGGCGGCATGCTCCTCTCAGGCGAGCGGGCCGCCGACCTGGCGGCCGCGGCTGTGCTGCACCCCTGA